One Williamsia phyllosphaerae genomic window, CAACGACTGGGCGAGGAGTGCCGCGCGACGGTAGGTGACCACCACCGCGATGACCCGTTCGGTCACGCCGCCTCAGCCGTTCTGCGCGGCGTTGTCGGGATCGGGTGTCGCTGCTGTGTCGGAGGCGGCGGTGGCGCGCGCCTTGTCATCTCGATCGACCTCGGCGAGAACCTCGCGGACGTGGCGGGCGGCGTCCGGGCCCTCGTAGGCGCCGACCACCTCCTCGATACCGCCGTCCATCCGGATCTGGCCGTGGTCGACCCACAGCGCGCGGTCACACAGCTGGGCGAGGAACTCGTTGGAATGGCTGGCGAACACCAGGATTCCCGAGCGCTTGACCAGGTCCTGCAGTCGGATACGCGCCTTGCGCATGAAGTCGGCGTCGACCGCGCCGATGCCCTCGTCGAGGATGAGGATCTCGGGGTCGATGCTGGTGACCACGCCCAGCGAGACGCGCACGCGCATGCCGGTGGAGTAGGTGCGCAGCGGCATCTTGAGATAGTCGCCGAGTTCGGTGAACTCCGCGATCTCGTCGGTCTTCTTGAGCATCTCGCGCCGACTCATGCCGAGAAACATGCCGCGGATGATGATGTTCTCGTAACCGGAGATCTCCGGGTCCATGCCGACGCCGAGGTCGAACACCGGCGCGACGCGACCCTGGATCTTGCAGGCGCCGCGGGTCGGTTCGTAGATGCCCGACAGCAACCGCAGCAGCGTCGACTTGCCGGCGCCGTTGTGGCCGACGAGTCCGATCCGGTCGCCGTGCGACAGAT contains:
- the wzt gene encoding galactan export ABC transporter ATP-binding subunit Wzt/RfbE, which produces MSTVRLDTWDAGVDFPIFDAKTRSFKKSVLGRAGGVIGSNESNVVVVEALKNINLHLSHGDRIGLVGHNGAGKSTLLRLLSGIYEPTRGACKIQGRVAPVFDLGVGMDPEISGYENIIIRGMFLGMSRREMLKKTDEIAEFTELGDYLKMPLRTYSTGMRVRVSLGVVTSIDPEILILDEGIGAVDADFMRKARIRLQDLVKRSGILVFASHSNEFLAQLCDRALWVDHGQIRMDGGIEEVVGAYEGPDAARHVREVLAEVDRDDKARATAASDTAATPDPDNAAQNG